DNA sequence from the Xenopus tropicalis strain Nigerian chromosome 4, UCB_Xtro_10.0, whole genome shotgun sequence genome:
AGTTGGCTGGGTTAAGATGAAGGAAGGCATCAGTGTTATTTTCTTGGCGTAGGCAGCGGCCATTTCCATTACAGAGGGACTGACTGCAAAGCTCTGCCGCAGTGGTCACATTCACAATGTAGTGGCCCAAATCCTCATCCAGGTACTTCTTAATCATTTGGCAGGTTTCCTAATGAAACAAAGGCTGTATTATTAGTACAAGTGATTGCTGCTAGACCCAAGTCATTATTATCAgtctatacatatttatttatatattatatatatatatatatatatatatatatatatatatatatatatatatatgtatatacacatacatacatacataattgtaTAAAGATCATCCTCCTTCTGCTCTTCCTGTCCCAATTATTTCCATCCACTTCCATTCTCTTCTATCTCGTCTTATGCTCACTGCTATTCCTCTACATCCTGTTATTTATTTACCACCTGTTCTCTTCACCCCCTCCCATCCTCTACATTCCCATCCctttttgaccccccccccccagtattccTTTCTTTGCTTATCCCCTCCAAGCTATTCCCCCTGCCTGTACTTGCTTGTTCAGAATGTTTGTGCTGTTCTCTTACACCTTTCGCCCTCAGTGCTGTTCACCTTCCCACTATGTTCTTTGTGACCCTTTTCCTCACTAACTACCCTTATCTTCCTTTTCCAGGTGTGAAAGATAGAAGTGTAGAAGACGCCATGGAGGAAAGACAGGAGAATGTCAGGCAAAATAAAGAAAGGAAAAggacaaacaaacacacacacagtgccacaCAAGTGGAGAGTTCTAGCAAGTGAACCACACACCTTACTCTTTGTGTATTCTGCATCCCCCCAGAATATCACTCCTGCTGCACCTTGCGCTGCACTCTCCCCAATTGTGGAAATTAGATCCATCTGCAAAGAAATAATTAggtatttgtataaaatatatcaGTCATGTGCATTGCATGTTACACAGAACACTTTAGGCAGGAAATTCTATAAATACACAACCGGTAAGCTGGGCACAGATTGAAATATCTGcacgtttggtgaggttgccaattGAGTGAATCTTTTCCCCATATGGGCGATATCGGAATGATCACAACAGCAGGGATAGAAGCAAtcagagtgaggaccacatcaacaactTAATGTCATCAGTCAAACTAGATTTTGAAACCTGTCTAATCGATATTTGGCTAATTTTTTGCCAGAATCGGTCAGGTAGGCTGATCGGAgtaccccatacacaggcagataagctgctgacttcgACTAAAAGAGCCAATTTAGTAAGTaaactctgcctgtgtatggccacctatacatAGGTCACATCCAGATTTTTTGCTGCATGTATGTTGGAAGCAATATGCTGTGACCACTGGAGGGAAACAATGGCAGCTTAAGGAGAGCCAATCATATAGCTCTGCATAAGAATCAGATAACTTGCTTAAAGCCACATGTTGGGTTACAACATTTCTCTCTAGCCtctaactccagggttccccacaGAATATGCTGAAACATTCCATTTAATCCTGAACTAACTACTAAATATTTAGACCAAGAGATCCAAAAACTATAATATctacttttaatttttaattagaaAAGAACATAGTAATGGAATTACTAACATGGATCCACTGAATGATTTGCCATGAACGGATCTCCTCTCTATTAAGCCACAGAGCTTTCTATCACTGATGAAGAAATAATGTGCCTACAGTATGACTATTGCACCATCAGTAAGAAAGTAAAAACTTTACACATAAGCAAAATGTGATCAAGTTCTATGACATAAAATGTTACAGAAAAAAGTGAGAGCATTTTAAAAAAGGGTTTTTAGATGAATATGGGTATCCTCTGTCCATGTAACTACAGGAAATAAATGGCCACATATCCTTACCTGGCTCAAGAAATCAAGCTTGCGTATGTATGTTGGCCttgtatacacaaacacagggAGGGAGTAGTCTTTGTGGTGCCTATAGGAGATCCTCATAGCCTCTCGGACACGGGAACGCACAAACTTGCGCCCATTCTCGGAAGAAGCCAGTATCTGGTCTAAGTAAATAGAGGGATAAAGTGCTGTGCTCTCCTCCCAGAGCCATGATAACTGATCATTTCGTGATATCTCTACGTCTGGGCATTGCCCCGTGTAGCTGTCACGGTTTTTAACGTAATCGTGGTTATAGCAGTCTGGAAAGAGATAAAAGCCCCACAGTTGACGTGGGCGGTAGTTCTTTGCATGACGCAGTGTTTCAGTCATGAACTCACGAGCAGCATTCTCAAACTCATAAAGTGCCTCTTTGTCGACCTTTTCACGTGGCCAAGTTGGGTGGCGAGAACTCACCAAGTTGCGTGAATTCTGACGGTACACATCCTTGTTTTGCCAGTTTCGCACCCATATAGGACGCCACTCCTCCCAGTCAATTACTGCCAGCCCATCTTTGTCCCGAGAACGTATATATTTTTGGATACCCTCTGGTAGCTTGTCTAAGTGTGCGCGTAGACTAGCATTCTGGGGTAAACCTCCAGCCACTGGTGCCAAATGCTCATCGTAATACGGGTACATGCCTAGGCGTTCCTTGTAGAAGATTGTGAGATTTTGGTCAACAAAGCCTTCATTAGGGGAAGCATTAAGATCAAAGAGTTTTAGGTCCAAATGCACATTAAATCTTGGTGGGCAATCTTGTGTGGGAGCATTCCAGGCAATAATAAAAGGTCGGCGAGTAAAAACAGGCCTGAAGGTAGGTTTGTTCAGCCAGCTATCACTTAACTGGCCATTGGCCGCAGCTCCAAGGAAAAGCCACAGGAAGGCAGGCAGGAAGGAAAGGCAGCAAGGCATCCTGAAATAGGGGACAGTGGGCAAGGAGAGACCTGGGAGAGAGAGATGGTGGATATGACTGAATACATGTTTTTTCATGacataaatgaagctattttaTAAGTCTGCAGTAAAGGCCAGAGTGTATTTGGACTCAACAAACCTTACTGGGAACAAAGCCCAAGTGATATCAACTGATAAGCACTACAACTAGTATGACCTCTCATAATGCGGGCATTTTATCTGATAACCTTCACTACATAGCAGACTAGTGTGTTATTATACAGTGAGTGTACCCAAAAGTTTGGCAATAGGTACATGTTAACCTGGTATATCCTGCATGTGCAATAACCAAACTAACACGAAAGTAACCTCCTGTCACTGTGACACACTGTGCCCCTTGGACTCGGTACATATAGGAGGCTTATGAATCAATATGCTCCTTTCTGTAACCAATTAGCAGTTTGATTTCATAACTGCATTGGACCAGTAAAAGcaaactgcttattggttgctatagatttcTGGAAAATTCTGTTTATATTACTGCATTATCACTTCTGTCCTAGCACAAAACTCCTACAGCTTACAGTAGGcagtaaataatgtaaatgcatAATTCAAATTCTTTTGAACAGGATCTATATTCCATGCAATTACATTTTTCCCAAATAAATCTTAATTTTCTGCTCTATACCTGTAACCTGCAGCTCCAGGACCCCTaatagaaaaatgtaaatgagGTTAGCATAGCACCATACCCATCACTGAAAATCATTCATCCTCCAGCAAGTGGTGAATTCTTCGTGTAAGTTAATAATAAATGTACAAACTGATGGCACATTAATGCCAAGCATAATCCAAATGGCAACACATGGAGAGGTACAGATTGGAAAGTTAGATTCAAATGAATATCCCCACTGCAGCTTAAAAAGCCTGCCAATGTATCTCCACGCAACATCAATAGTTTCTTTGTTGAACATAAAAATCCAGTGTTCCCAAGGAAAGATGATGATGCCAGACGGAGCCCTTGGCATTTCCAACATAAACACCCAAAAATCTGTCAACCAATCTAGAGATACACAGAGTGGCTGTGAGAGGACAGAGGCGCCAAcaacttgtttttttaaaggcCAGCCCATTATCATTTCCATGATGGCACGGTATGTCTGTGGGCAAACACTCGCTAACTTCACCGCTGTCACATTAAAGCCTGTGAGCGGAGGAAGAACATTTATCTTTAGGAAGATCCAACAGAATGACACACAGTGCAGTAAGTGACAACATATACCTGGAGCAGGGTCCATCAGGGAGATCAGCGGAAGCAACATGATTACAAAAAGCTACACAGCAAAATAGGGATCAGCCCTGTTAAATACATCACTTATAGTGATTTATTTCCAAATTTTCCATTTACCCTGGATAACATATGCCTTTCCTTTCCATGAGATGACATTTGGTGCCTGCAATCTGCTAATATGGAGTGCCAACAGGATGAGAAAGCGGTCTGACAGCCATGTCCTCTTTAGGCCAGAAGCACAGAATGAGGGCTATACAAGGCAAGGCTTTGGTGGTGTGCTAACCAGTTGGTGCGGCAGCATTGCAGGCATGCCATCTTTCCTAATAAATGCTCTAAGCCTACAGGGTTATATACAGTGTCTCTCAATAGTGATGGGTTTAGACAGAGTAGTTGGGGGTGACTGGGTGCATGACACAGTGTTCCATACACCCATTTGGGGCTCTTTTGACTGGCACCAAGCAGCTCTGTTGAGGCGTTTccctaaaataaataattaggCCATGAGATAAAGAAGTGTCATGGTGGCACTGATCTCACTAAGGAGCTCTGACTCACACCTGACTAATATCCACTTTCCCTACTTCTTGTCAAACCTGCTATATATAATACCCTCAGTTGGCAACATAAGTGCCATTGCTGAAAGACTGGTTGGGCAACTGATCTGGGAAAATATTCAGCCTGTCATTTCTCTTATACTATAtaaagcagggctgccatcagaactCTTGGAAGGTCCCAAAACAACTAAGGGGTTGGGGGCCCCCCTTGAGTCAATCAAAACTGGCCTTTTCCAGGCTTAACTGGGGGATTAGATATAACCTTGCTTGTCTAAGGGTCTGTAAGTCACTGTACTGCAGTCCCAGTTGCCTCCATCACGGCAAAGTCATGCACTTTTCTAATATTCTTTATTTGGTTGCCCTGTGTTTTCATGTCCCTTTTTAGCCCTCTCATTGATCATTTTAGACATTGGCAAATTATCCAGGAACATGACCcaagatacagtatataacttGCTTGAATATCTTGCTCCAATGTCCGTCAACCCAATTTTAATTTATGATCTCCATACTGCTTTAAAAAGATAAGCACCTTCCTTTAATTGCAAGGCACGCAAGTTCACTCTTTATGTTCCTCCTCAGAATCACAACAACCAGGGAAAGACAAATATTTTGGCACATGCAGCGGTTTATTTGCTACAAATAACATCGCTACTTGCACCTAATTGCTTCCCATTCCCTTCAATGGGCCACTGTCTACATGGATATGATTATTCCTATTAACTTTATAAGCTAGATCtacactatacacacaatgtaaTGAAACAGACAAGTTTAAGTTCCCTTTGGTTAGGACTGAGCAGTTGATTATGTTCCAGGTCTCCAAAGAAATGCAGCATGTTTTATTCTAGAAACATTGTACAATACATGTACTACCCTGAGAATAAGAACCATTTATCAGGGATCCAGTGGCTAAAATAAATGGTACGAAACACAACCATAGTGAGCTCCATCTGGGGCCACTTCTCTATAGAGACATCACTGGGCCGACAGTCAACGACCAACATGTTAACATGTTTATCCCAGGAACTTTGCCATAGCTGTTTATGTTCGTCTCATGAACAACATCAAACTGTCCCATAAATGCAAAGGGAAGTGGACCTGTACCATTAGTGGGCCAAACCATTTAATAGATGATATTCATCCTCATACACAGAATATCTTCACTGCTTATAATAGCAGGACCTACCATATTGATTATAATGTTATACAGGTTACATGTTTTTCTTAAATCAGATACCTATGCCACTAATgtgaatttatgcagcttagttaccatcaagtacaatatatttattattacagagaaaatggatatcatttaaaaacacattatttcCTATGGCAGATAGCCTTCCTGTATTTTGAACCATTCATAAAAACAGACTGAATATTTAATTTTAGAATATGAGAGAGACTATTGGGTTAATGCCAGCCTTCCAACAGGACCTCATACAGAAATGAAGGGGGACAATGATTCACTGGAGAGGCTGAAACTGCTCCGTCCCTCCATAGCCCAGCACAGCAAGGAAATGCAGGGGGGATTGAGCAAATATTATGCAGAGAGGCTTCCAGGCGCCTGATTGCATACCCTGCACAGAAAATTAACCCCTAGGCTTCTGGCACCGCAGCAAACTCTTCAGTATCCGTCATATTAGGTTGAAGcacatataatatatgtatatattttttttttcagagacaCTTGCTGCTTCATATAGGTAACTAAACCTAATATCAGGCCAACCTAGATATATGCATCTATGGATCATTTTTTGGTCTAGAACAGGTACATGCAATGTTTTATTACTCACGTTTGTAATTGTAAAGGTTCTTCAAATGAGAAGGcagtaaaagttacattttgcaAGTCAACCACCAGTAGGGTTGAGAAATAAAGAAATACTGCCATAATGAGGCAACTGCTCTCTTTATATATGCAATTATGGATTACACAACTGACTTATTGGGAAATAAGTGACTGCAAAATATTAATTATGTACAACAGAAGCTTGGGACACCAAAGGAGAACATATTCCCCAAAAAGCCAAGGGACGGCGTCAGGTACTGGCTGAAACCAACTATTCTTGGATCTGTCGCTAAGGAGGATTTCCCGTTTGCAATGTTTGGAATGGCAACAAGTATGGGCTGGGCAGGAAAATCTAATCTTATCTCGTGAGTTTCCCGAAAGGTTCTTCATTATATACAGAGTAACGTGCAACAACTCATAC
Encoded proteins:
- the hyal2 gene encoding hyaluronidase-2 isoform X3; protein product: MPCCLSFLPAFLWLFLGAAANGQLSDSWLNKPTFRPVFTRRPFIIAWNAPTQDCPPRFNVHLDLKLFDLNASPNEGFVDQNLTIFYKERLGMYPYYDEHLAPVAGGLPQNASLRAHLDKLPEGIQKYIRSRDKDGLAVIDWEEWRPIWVRNWQNKDVYRQNSRNLVSSRHPTWPREKVDKEALYEFENAAREFMTETLRHAKNYRPRQLWGFYLFPDCYNHDYVKNRDSYTGQCPDVEISRNDQLSWLWEESTALYPSIYLDQILASSENGRKFVRSRVREAMRISYRHHKDYSLPVFVYTRPTYIRKLDFLSQMDLISTIGESAAQGAAGVIFWGDAEYTKSKETCQMIKKYLDEDLGHYIVNVTTAAELCSQSLCNGNGRCLRQENNTDAFLHLNPANFQIVSAPKDSQGPSLRAEGKLSAGDIATLRSQFRCQCYVDWYGDSCGIQRSTNGGAVATGPCGIVLVVSLVALILALL
- the hyal2 gene encoding hyaluronidase-2 isoform X1, translating into MRLPGHIEHNAVTLKPGGPQVRETDRLLAAGLSLPTVPYFRMPCCLSFLPAFLWLFLGAAANGQLSDSWLNKPTFRPVFTRRPFIIAWNAPTQDCPPRFNVHLDLKLFDLNASPNEGFVDQNLTIFYKERLGMYPYYDEHLAPVAGGLPQNASLRAHLDKLPEGIQKYIRSRDKDGLAVIDWEEWRPIWVRNWQNKDVYRQNSRNLVSSRHPTWPREKVDKEALYEFENAAREFMTETLRHAKNYRPRQLWGFYLFPDCYNHDYVKNRDSYTGQCPDVEISRNDQLSWLWEESTALYPSIYLDQILASSENGRKFVRSRVREAMRISYRHHKDYSLPVFVYTRPTYIRKLDFLSQMDLISTIGESAAQGAAGVIFWGDAEYTKSKETCQMIKKYLDEDLGHYIVNVTTAAELCSQSLCNGNGRCLRQENNTDAFLHLNPANFQIVSAPKDSQGPSLRAEGKLSAGDIATLRSQFRCQCYVDWYGDSCGIQRSTNGGAVATGPCGIVLVVSLVALILALL
- the hyal2 gene encoding hyaluronidase-2 isoform X2 → MGLSLPTVPYFRMPCCLSFLPAFLWLFLGAAANGQLSDSWLNKPTFRPVFTRRPFIIAWNAPTQDCPPRFNVHLDLKLFDLNASPNEGFVDQNLTIFYKERLGMYPYYDEHLAPVAGGLPQNASLRAHLDKLPEGIQKYIRSRDKDGLAVIDWEEWRPIWVRNWQNKDVYRQNSRNLVSSRHPTWPREKVDKEALYEFENAAREFMTETLRHAKNYRPRQLWGFYLFPDCYNHDYVKNRDSYTGQCPDVEISRNDQLSWLWEESTALYPSIYLDQILASSENGRKFVRSRVREAMRISYRHHKDYSLPVFVYTRPTYIRKLDFLSQMDLISTIGESAAQGAAGVIFWGDAEYTKSKETCQMIKKYLDEDLGHYIVNVTTAAELCSQSLCNGNGRCLRQENNTDAFLHLNPANFQIVSAPKDSQGPSLRAEGKLSAGDIATLRSQFRCQCYVDWYGDSCGIQRSTNGGAVATGPCGIVLVVSLVALILALL
- the hyal2 gene encoding hyaluronidase-2 precursor (The RefSeq protein has 1 substitution compared to this genomic sequence): MPCCLSFLPAFLWLFLGAAANGQLSDSWLNKPTFRPVFTRRPFIIAWNAPTQDCPPRFNVHLDLKLFDLNASPNEGFVDQNLTIFYKERLGMYPYYDEHLAPVAGGLPQNASLRAHLDKLPEGIQKYIRSRDKDGLAVIDWEEWRPIWVRNWQNKDVYRQNSRNLVSSRHPTWPREKVDKEALYEFENAAREFMTETLRHAKNYRPRQLWGFYLFPDCYNHDYVKNRDSYTGQCPDVEISRNDQLSWLWEESTALYPSIYLDQILASSENGRKFVRSRVREAMRISYRHHKDYSLPVFVYTRPTYIRKLDFLSQMDLISTIGESAAQGAAGVIFWGDAEYTKSKETCQMIKKYLDEDLGHYIVNVTTAAELCSQSLCNGNGRCLRQENNTDAFLHLNPANFQIVSAPKDFQGPSLRAEGKLSAGDIATLRSQFRCQCYVDWYGDSCGIQRSTNGGAVATGPCGIVLVVSLVALILALL